One part of the Dysidea avara chromosome 10, odDysAvar1.4, whole genome shotgun sequence genome encodes these proteins:
- the LOC136267992 gene encoding alpha-centractin-like: MSYSEVIANQPIVIDNGSGIIKCGFAGDEYPKIHFPSYIGRPKHVRVMAGALEGDVFIGPKAKDHRGLLNIKYPIEHGIVTDWGEMEQIWNYIYSKEALATLSEDHPVLLTEAPLNPRKNRLKAAEILFETFNVPALYISMQAVLSLYATGRTTGLVLDSGDGVTHSVPIYEGFALPHSIMRSDVAGRDVTRYLQLLLRREGYIFNSSSEFEIVKSIKESVCHISANSQKDEQQRDAETVEYSLPDGSNISIGRAKYRAPELLFQPYLIGEESKGIHEVLYYSIRKSDMDLRKIFYSNIVLSGGSTLFKGFGDRLLSEMKKQTPRDIKIRISAPQERLYSTWMGGSILAALDTFKRMWVSRREYDEDSARAIERKTF, from the exons ATGTCGTATTCTGAAGTGATAGCAAACCAGCCAATAGTGATTGATAAT GGCTCTGGGATCATCAAGTGCGGATTTGCTGGGGATGAATACCCAAAGATACACTTCCCAAGCTA CATTGGTAGACCTAAACATGTTAGAGTAATGGCTGGAGCTCTTGAGGGTGATGTATTTATTGGTCCAAAGGCAAAAGATCATCGAGGACTGCTCAACATCAAATACCCTATTGAACACGGCATAGTAACAGACTGGGGAGAGATGGAGCAAATATGGAAT TATATTTATTCCAAGGAGGCTCTGGCAACTTTGTCGGAAGAT CATCCAGTATTACTGACCGAAGCTCCACTAAATCCTCGCAAGAACAGGTTAAAGGCCGCAGAG ATTCTCTTTGAGACATTTAATGTTCCAGCACTGTATATTTCAATGCAAGCAGTTCTCAGCTT GTATGCTACTGGTCGTACTACTGGCCTTGTACTAGACTCTGGTGATGGTGTCACTCATTCTGTTCCGATCTACGAGGGATTTGCCCTACCTCATTCAATAATGAGATCAGATGTTGCCGGAAG GGATGTAACAAGGTACTTGCAATTGTTGCTACGGCGAGAAGGATACATTTTCAATTCCTCGTCAGAATTTGAAATAGTAAAATCTATCAAGGAG AGCGTCTGCCACATCTCAGCAAACTCACAAAAAGAC GAGCAACAGAGAGATGCTGAAACTGTTGAGTACTCTTTACCTGATGGCTCCAATATATCA ATTGGTAGAGCTAAGTATCGAGCACCAGAGCTGCTATTTCAACCTTACCTTATCGGGGAGGAAAGTAAAGGAATACACGAG GTCTTGTATTACTCTATCAGGAAATCTGATATGGATCTAAGGAAAATATTTTATTCAAATATAGTGTTATCAGGCGGTTCTACTTTATTTAAAG GATTTGGGGATCGGTTACTGTCAGAAATGAAGAAACAGACACCTCGAGATATTAAGATAAGG ATATCAGCACCTCAGGAAAGACTTTATTCTACATGGATGGG GGGTTCCATATTAGCAGCCCTGGACACATTCAAGAGGATGTGGGTATCCAGGAGAGAATATGACGAAGATAGTGCTAGAGCAATTGAAAGGAAAACATTTTGA
- the LOC136267997 gene encoding pyridoxal phosphate homeostasis protein-like — protein sequence MSTALKELSKFTNVHMCSFRSRSFTVMVNNKRVDNEVLSEVPGTGGLLGRIVRVNSAIEKTTQNSGRTVPPRLVAVSKRQPVQKVQAAYAEGLRHFGENYVQELRAKARNLQLGNYNDIKWHFIGHLQCNKIKALIRVSGLWMVESVDSIKLAHLLNKHWGLDDRDEKLNVMVQVNTNREEGKSGCSPEKCLEVAQFISEDCESLNLSGVMTIGKFGHDYSLGPNPDFLTLINCRQVLHNSLAKKMELSMGMSDDFIEAISYGSTNVRVGTAIFGPREQ from the exons ATGTCTACAGCTCTTAAAGAGCTATCCAAGTTTACAAATGTCCATATGTGCAGTTTTCGCTCGCGAAGCTTTACTGTTATGGTAAATAACAAACGTGTCGATAATGAAGTGCTGAGTGAAGTCCCCGGTACCGGTGGACTGTTGGGGAGAATAGTTAGAGTAAATTCGGCAATTGAAAAGACCACGCAAAAT tcGGGTCGTACAGTTCCTCCGCGACTAGTCGCAGTCAGCAAGAGGCAGCCTGTTCAGAAAGTACAAGCCGCTTATGCGGAAGGATTACGACATTTTGGGGAAAATTAC GTACAGGAGCTGAGAGCAAAAGCACGGAATTTGCAG CTCGGTAACTATAATGATATCAAGTGGCACTTCATCGGCCATTTACAGTGTAACAAGATAAAAGCACTTATAC GTGTGAGTGGGCTGTGGATGGTGGAAAGTGTTGATTCCATCAAATTGGCACATCTACTTAACAAGCACTGGGGACTAGATGACCGAGATGAGAAGTTAAATGTTATGGTACAAGTAAACACCAACAGAGAAGAAG GTAAATCTGGTTGCAGTCCAGAGAAGTGTCTAGAAGTAGCACAGTTCATATCTGAGGATTGTGAAAGTCTCAATTTGTCTGGAGTTATGACAATTGGAAAATTTGGACATGATTATTCCCTTGGACCTAATCCAGATTTTTTG ACGCTCATTAATTGTCGTCAAGTTCTCCACAATTCATTGGCAAAGAAGATGGAGTTAAGTATGGGCATGTCTGATGACTTTATTGAAGCT ATTTCCTATGGAAGTACAAACGTAAGAGTTGGTACTGCTATATTTGGACCAAGAGAACAATAG
- the LOC136268282 gene encoding pyridoxal phosphate homeostasis protein-like, translating into MSSALKELPKFTEVPGGLFGRLRSVNRAIEKGARNSGRRVPPRLVAVSKKQPVEKIYAAYQGGLRHFGENYVQELSSKAWDLQFGDYDEIKWHFIGHLQSNKIKQLLSVNQLWMVESVDSIKLADLLNKHWGLDDRDEKLNVMVQVNTSREEGKSGCSPEKCLEVAQFISEDCESLNLSGVMTIGKFGHDYSLGPNPDFLTLINCRKALHKSLTKKMELSMGMSDDFVEAISYGSTNVRVGTAIFGPREQ; encoded by the exons ATGTCTTCGGCTCTTAAAGAGCTACCTAAATTTACAGAAGTCCCTGGCGGACTGTTTGGAAGATTACGTAGTGTAAATAGGGCGATTGAAAAGGGAGCGCGAAAT TCGGGCCGTAGGGTTCCTCCGCGATTAGTTGCAGTCAGCAAGAAGCAGCCTGTTGAGAAAATATACGCAGCATACCAAGGAGGCTTGCGGCATTTTGGGGAAAATTAC GTACAAGAGTTGAGCAGTAAAGCATGGGATTTACAG TTTGGAGATTATGATGAGATCAAATGGCACTTCATTGGGCATTTACAGAGCAACAAGATAAAGCAACTTCTAA GTGTGAATCAACTGTGGATGGTGGAAAGTGTTGACTCCATCAAATTGGCAGATCTACTTAACAAGCACTGGGGACTAGATGACCGAGATGAGAAGTTAAATGTTATGGTACAAGTAAACACCAGCAGAGAAGAAG GTAAATCTGGTTGCAGTCCAGAGAAGTGTCTAGAAGTAGCACAGTTCATATCTGAGGATTGTGAAAGTCTCAATTTGTCTGGAGTTATGACAATTGGAAAATTTGGACATGATTATTCCCTTGGACCAAATCCAGATTTTTTG ACACTTATAAATTGTCGTAAAGCTCTCCACAAATCACTTACAAAGAAGATGGAGTTAAGTATGGGCATGTCCGATGACTTTGTTGAAGCT ATTTCCTATGGAAGTACAAACGTAAGAGTTGGTACTGCTATATTTGGACCAAGAGAACAATAG
- the LOC136237020 gene encoding myosin regulatory light polypeptide 9-like: MSQAKARKKIIKKRGQRATSNIFAMFDQAQIQEFKEAFNMIDQTRDGFVDKEDLKDMLASLGQEPDDKTVDGMMSEAPGPLNFTMFLTLFGEKLNGTDPEDVIKNAFGCFDDEGSGFINEDRLRELLTTMGDRFTDEEVDQMFRGAPIDSQGRFDYVAFTRILKHGTKDE; this comes from the exons ATG AGTCAAGCGAAAGCCAGGAAGAAGATCATCAAGAAGAGGGGCCAAAGGGCCACCTCAAACATCTTTGCCATGTTCGATCAGGCCCAGATACAAGAGTTCAAAGAG GCATTTAACATGATAGATCAGACAAGGGATGGGTTTGTAGATAAGGAAGATCTGAAGGACATGCTTGCCTCCCTGG GCCAAGAACCTGATGACAAGACTGTTGATGGTATGATGTCTGAGGCTCCTGGACCACTCAATTTCACGATGTTCTTGACATTGTTTGGGGAGAAGTTAAATG GAACTGACCCGGAGGATGTTATCAAGAATGCATTTGGCTGTTTTGATGATGAGGGCTCAGGTTTCATAAATGAAGATCGTTTGAGGGAGTTGTTAACAACCATGGGAGATCGATTTACCGACGAAGAG GTTGATCAAATGTTTCGTGGTGCACCAATTGACAGTCAAGGACGATTTGATTATGTTGCATTCACAAGAATTCTTAAGCATGGAACCAAGGATGAATAA
- the LOC136237022 gene encoding large ribosomal subunit protein uL24-like, with translation MKFNKNVSSSRRKSRKRHFSAPSSVRRKLLSAPLSKELRQKYNVRSIPVRKDDEVVVTRGHFKGQQQGKVTQVYRKKWIIHIERIQREKANGSSVPVGIHPSKVEIVKLKLDKDRKKILERKNRARLMEQAKGKHQEEDIETMET, from the coding sequence ATGAAATTCAACAAGAACGTCAGTTCTTCGCGAAGGAAGAGCAGAAAGCGACATTTCTCTGCCCCATCAAGTGTCAGAAGAAAGCTCCTCAGCGCTCCGTTGAGCAAAGAACTGCGTCAGAAGTACAACGTGAGGTCTATACCGGTCAGAAAGGACGATGAAGTAGTGGTAACGCGTGGGCATTTCAAGGGCCAACAACAGGGCAAAGTGACTCAAGTGTACCGCAAGAAATGGATCATTCATATTGAGCGCATTCAACGAGAGAAAGCCAACGGTAGTTCAGTGCCCGTGGGAATACACCCGAGTAAGGTGGAAATTGTCAAGCTTAAGTTGGACAAAGACAGAAAGAAGATCTTAGAAAGAAAGAATAGAGCAAGGTTGATGGAACAGGCAAAGGGGAAACATCAAGAGGAGGATATTGAGACTATGGAAACTTAG
- the LOC136237002 gene encoding serine/threonine-protein kinase 10-like, translating into MSFFRKLFAPKPKGKAEYPNVKRNEDPFAMWEKTGELGDGAFGKVYKAKHKEDGRLAALKIVPINNDEEMEDFVVEIDILSECKHHNIVGLYEAFLWDSKLHIFIEFCAGGAVDDIIVELDHGLSETQIKCIAKQMFEGLAYLHDNKCIHRDLKAGNVLLCPDGTIRLADFGVSAKNKKTLQRRETYIGTPYWMAPEVIACETCKDVPYDYSADIWSAGITLIEMAEMNPPHHEMSPMRVLMKITKADAPALDEPSKWSPEFSDLIKQCLQKIPAKRPTAKAILEHPFFQSVEGTKPLRILYLERRAEVVEKLEELPEFQDKEDSDQDSLHSPSDIGPAASAVPPVSSSVSSSIGPKISVVSEDHTDGATRKSNGAVAGKASPGKKRSGSVTKDYHFQTLSRVRTFEVDGQVFSTTTTHIVDTKKNFTISDSRKYKLMRKQDLRELKVLQREEQKEAQVLQEKIRQDQELMEKRFELQREELEKRFEVRLDSMKRAQKKDIEKLEASQEAYFRSKTKKLKQEQAKEFKRFKEEQKQEEKLVTSETKLEVDTKSLPKAERKRQLSKRLSDLYVTQLDKDRHFQQIQSDAFNSECRRLQKEKRENVHQMEKQFLIDQQNLIRARESELWEMEQQQIQEKHQLFKHQLKEAFFMHRHQMHMKHKKEVEQHQRIDSLKMEALRQKHILEGRRLPKQLKQEFKNQFSELRKQLRMQKDPEEKEKLKDLESQNSRRLEYELRQLQEKHVREEETLKTEQQSEMKELETIQSEKKQMLIQQENQKMKERDDQYTQQLKDWRVQISQRKKELEEEFTVQRKNLQDYFNSEVTTAELPSGPTLHPRTASHSNVVNRYSMDPSVLDVLNSTPVS; encoded by the exons ATGAGCTTTTTCAGAAAGTTATTTGCTCCCAAGCCGAAGGGGAAAGCAGAGTATCCTAACGTAAAACGAAATGAGGACCCTTTCGCTATGTGGGAGAAGACGGGAGAGTTGGGAGACGGCGCGTTTGGCAAAGTGTATAAG GCCAAGCACAAAGAAGATGGCAGACTTGCTGCATTAAAAATAGTCCCCATCAATAATGATGAAGAAATGGAAGACTTTGTTGTTGAAATAGACATCTTATCAGAATGCAAGCATCATAATATAGTTGGATTGTATGAGGCATTCTTGTGGGACTCCAAGTTACAT ATATTCATAGAGTTTTGTGCAGGAGGTGCTGTAGATGATATAATAGTTG AGTTAGACCATGGCCTCTCAGAAACACAGATAAAGTGTATAGCTAAACAAATGTTTGAG GGACTAGCCTACTTGCATGATAACAAATGTATCCATAGAGACTTGAAGGCTGGAAATGTATTACTATGTCCAGATGGAACTATCAGATTAG CTGATTTTGGTGTTTCTGCCaagaacaagaaaacacttcAGAGGAGAGAGACGTACATTGGAACACCATATTG GATGGCCCCTGAGGTGATTGCTTGTGAGACGTGTAAAGATGTTCCTTACGATTATTCA GCAGATATTTGGAGTGCTGGAATCACTCTCATAGAAATGGCTGAAATGAACCCTCCCCATCATGAAATGAGCCCCATGAGAGTACTCATGAAAATAACTAAAGCAGATGCTCCTGCTTTAGACGAGCCTTCCAAGTGGTCACCTGAATTTTCTGATCTCATTAAACAGTGTCTTCAAAAGATTCCAGCCAAGAGGCCAACAGCTAAAGCAATTCTTGAG CATCCATTCTTCCAGTCAGTTGAGGGTACAAAGCCACTAAGAATTCTTTACTTGGAACGTCGGGCTGAAGTTGTTGAGAAACTTGAGGAGTTACCAGAATTCCAAGATAAGGAAGATTCTGACCAG GACTCGTTACATTCACCATCAGATATTGGTCCTGCCGCGTCCGCTGTGCCACCAGTCTCATCATCTGTTTCATCTTCCATTGGACCAAAGATTAGTGTTGTATCAGAAGACCATACTGATGGTGCTACCAGGAAGTCTAATGGAGCAGTAGCCGGCAAGGCCAGTCCTGGAAAGAAACGATCAGGCTCTGTTACCAAA GATTATCACTTCCAGACGTTATCTCGTGTGCGCACATTTGAAGTAGATGGTCAAGTCTTTTCCACGACGACAACACACATTGTGGACACCAAGAAGAACTTTACCATCAGTGATAGTCGCAAATATAAATTGATGAG GAAACAAGACTTACGTGAGTTGAAGGTGTTACAAAGGGAAGAACAGAAAGAAGCTCAAGTACTCCAGGAAAAGATCCGACAAGACCAAGAATTAATGGAGAAAAGATTTGAGCTGCAAAGAGAG GAATTAGAAAAACGTTTTGAGGTGCGGTTGGATAGCATGAAGCGAGCGCAGAAGAAAGACATTGAAAAATTAGAAGCATCTCAAGAGGCTTACTTCAGAAGCAAGACAAAAAAACTTAAACAGGAGCAA GCTAAAGAATTTAAGAGGTTTAAAGAGGAACAAAAACAAGAAGAGAAATTGGTTACTAGTGAAACTAAACTTGAAGTGGACACCAAGAGTCTTCCAAAAGCAGAACGCAAAAGGCAATTGTCAAAGAGACTATCAGATCTTTATGTTACCCAACTTGACAAG GACAGGCATTTTCAACAAATACAGTCAGATGCTTTTAATAGTGAATGTCGTCGGCTGCAGAAAGAAAAGCGGGAAAATGTGCACCAAATGGAAAAGCAATTCCTTATTGACCAACAGAATTTGATAAGAG caCGGGAGAGTGAGTTATGGGAGATGGAGCAACAACAAATACAGGAAAAACACCAGCTATTCAAACACCAGTTAAAGGAAGCATTCTTCATGCATCGTCACCAGATGCACATGAAACACAAGAAG GAAGTGGAGCAACATCAAAGAATTGATTCACTCAAGATGGAGGCCTTGAGGCAGAAACACATTTTAGAGGGTAGGAGGCtaccaaaacagctaaaacAAGAATTTAAAAATCAGTTTTCCGAACTGCGCAAACAGCTGCGTATGCAAAAAGACCCAGAAGAAAAGGAGAAACTGAAAGAT TTGGAGTCTCAGAATTCTCGCCGATTAGAGTATGAGCTTCGTCAGCTCCAGGAGAAACACGTCCGTGAGGAAGAAACGTTGAAAACTGAGCAACAAAGTGAAATGAAAGAACTGGAGACTATTCAG AGTGAAAAGAAGCAGATGTTAATCCAACAAGAGAATCAGAAAATGAAGGAGAGAGATGACCAGTACACTCAACAGTTGAAGGATTGGAGGGTACAAATCTCTCAGCGTAAAAAG GAGTTGGAGGAGGAATTCACAGTGCAGAGAAAGAATTTACAGGACTATTTTAACAGTGAGGTTACCACAGCTGAACTACCATCAGGGCCCACGCTGCACCCAAGGACAGCATCACATAGTAATGTAGTCAACCGATACTCAATGGACCCTAGTGTGCTTGACGTGCTCAACAGTACGCCAGTATCATAA
- the LOC136237017 gene encoding ubiquitin domain-containing protein 2-like isoform X2, protein MGNCFGTGNRRRLRGATDVEHGVAVGKNQPLLRVPVMWSSDVIATDGQLQGKRDEFWDTAPAFEGRREVWDALKAAAEAAELKDYDLAQAIVDGAGISLPKGTLEECYDELGSRYVIPKYCLNKPTNFTSDTGGAAMAASPDQLVPVDQNEEKVNIKLRLSTGKDVKLSVYPSTRMSEVKKMLQSSEGIDAVRTRLLFSGKLVSDSATIEQLKIPKGFVLQVIVS, encoded by the exons ATGGGAAACTGTTTCGGTACTGGCAACCGAAGGCGTTTAAGAGGGGCTACTGATGTAGAACATGGCGTGG CAGTTGGCAAAAACCAGCCACTTTTGAGGGTGCCGGTTATGTGGTCTTCTGACGTTATCGCCACGGATGGGCAACTTCAGGGCAAGCGAGACGAATTTTGGGACACTGCCCCCGCGTTTGAAGGAAGACGAGAAGTGTGGGACGCGCTAAAAGCTGCCGCAGAAGCTGCAGAACTGAAGGATTATGATTTAGCCCAAGCCATTGTAGATGGTGCTGGAATTTCGCTACCCAAAG GAACCCTAGAAGAGTGTTATGATGAGTTAGGTAGTCGTTATGTTATCCCAAAATATTGTCTTAACAAGCCGACCAACTTTACTAGTGACACTGGAGGAGCAGCAATGGCTGCCTCTCCTGATCAGTTAGTACCAGTTGATCAAAATGAAGAGAAAGTTAATATCAAGTTACGATTGTCAACTGGAAAAGATGTTAAATTGTCAGTGTATCCATCAACAAGAATGTCTGAAGTAAAGAAGATGTTACAATCTAGTGAAGGCATTGATGCTGTCAGAACTAGACTGTTGTTCTCAGGAAAACTTGTTTCTGACTCAGCTACAATAGAACAGTTAAAAATTCCTAAAGGATTTGTGTTACAAGTAATTGTTTCTTAA
- the LOC136237017 gene encoding ubiquitin domain-containing protein 2-like isoform X1 yields the protein MGNCFGTGNRRRLRGATDVEHGVVAVGKNQPLLRVPVMWSSDVIATDGQLQGKRDEFWDTAPAFEGRREVWDALKAAAEAAELKDYDLAQAIVDGAGISLPKGTLEECYDELGSRYVIPKYCLNKPTNFTSDTGGAAMAASPDQLVPVDQNEEKVNIKLRLSTGKDVKLSVYPSTRMSEVKKMLQSSEGIDAVRTRLLFSGKLVSDSATIEQLKIPKGFVLQVIVS from the exons ATGGGAAACTGTTTCGGTACTGGCAACCGAAGGCGTTTAAGAGGGGCTACTGATGTAGAACATGGCGTGG TAGCAGTTGGCAAAAACCAGCCACTTTTGAGGGTGCCGGTTATGTGGTCTTCTGACGTTATCGCCACGGATGGGCAACTTCAGGGCAAGCGAGACGAATTTTGGGACACTGCCCCCGCGTTTGAAGGAAGACGAGAAGTGTGGGACGCGCTAAAAGCTGCCGCAGAAGCTGCAGAACTGAAGGATTATGATTTAGCCCAAGCCATTGTAGATGGTGCTGGAATTTCGCTACCCAAAG GAACCCTAGAAGAGTGTTATGATGAGTTAGGTAGTCGTTATGTTATCCCAAAATATTGTCTTAACAAGCCGACCAACTTTACTAGTGACACTGGAGGAGCAGCAATGGCTGCCTCTCCTGATCAGTTAGTACCAGTTGATCAAAATGAAGAGAAAGTTAATATCAAGTTACGATTGTCAACTGGAAAAGATGTTAAATTGTCAGTGTATCCATCAACAAGAATGTCTGAAGTAAAGAAGATGTTACAATCTAGTGAAGGCATTGATGCTGTCAGAACTAGACTGTTGTTCTCAGGAAAACTTGTTTCTGACTCAGCTACAATAGAACAGTTAAAAATTCCTAAAGGATTTGTGTTACAAGTAATTGTTTCTTAA